CCGTATAAAAAATACGCGTTTCTAAACATCTTTTTTAATGTTTTGTACGCACTTTTCAGCACACTTTCTTTTGTTGCTTTAATACCAATGCTTCAGGTATTATTTGACCAAACAAAGGCAAGAAAAATAAAACCAGTATATCAGGGAATTTTAAAACTCCAACAATATGGTGAAGATTATTTGAGCTATTACATCACTACAACAAAAGGTAACCATGATCCCGGATACATTTTGTCTATTATGGTAACGATTATAATCTCAATCTTCTTATTAAAAAACTTAGCAGATTATTTAGCGATGTTTTTTATCACTTTTTTGCGAAATGGAGTCTTAAAAGACATGCGAAATGCTATGTATAAAAAAACATTAGAGCTTCCTTTGGCATTCTATTCTGAAAAAAGAAAAGGAGATGTTATTTCGAGAATCTCGGCTGACGTAAATGAGGTTCAAAACTCATTTTTAGCCATACTGGAACTTATTGTAAAAGAACCATTAACCATAGTTTTTACGATAACAACAATGCTAATCATTAGCACTAAACTAACCTTATTTGTTTTTATTTTTATTCCGATTTCAGGTTACATTATTTCACTAATTGGAAAACAACTTAAAAAGCAATCGACAAAAGCGCAAGAAGAACAAGGAACTTTTTTATCTACTATCGAAGAAACTATTGGTGGATTGAAAGTTGTAAAAGGATATAATTCAGAAAATTATTTTAATAGTGTTTTTCAAAATTCAACAGAACGCTTTTTTCATTTATCAAATAAAATAGGTAATCGCCAGAACTTAGCTTCACCAGCAAGTGAATTTATGGGAATTACCGTTATCGCTATTTTATTGTGGTATGGAGGACAAATGGTTTTGATCGATAAAACTTTGAGCGGACCTTCTTTTATTGCTTACATGGGATTAGCTTATAACATTCTAACACCTGCAAAAGCAATCTCTAAGGCTTCTTACGGAGTTAAAAGAGGAAATGCTGCTGCAGAACGCGTTTTAGAAGTTTTAGAACAGGAAAACACGATTGTTTCAAAACCTAATGCGATCGAAAAATCTTCTTTTGACGATACTATAAACATTCAGCATATTAACTTTAAATATGAAAACGAAACAGTTTTAAAAGACTTTTCTCTTCAAATTAAAAAAGGTCAAACTGTTGCTCTTGTTGGACAATCCGGAAGTGGAAAAAGTACAATTGCCAATCTATTGACACGTTTTTATGATGTAAATGACGGAACGATTTCAATCGACGACATCAACATCAAAGACATGAATTTACAATCTCTTCGCAGCCTGATGGGATTAGTTACACAAGACAGCATTTTATTTAATGATACAATTAAAGCAAATATTTCGTTAGGAAAATTAGATGCTACAGACGATGAAATTATCGAAGCACTAAAAATTGCTAATGCTTATGAGTTTGTAAAAGAATTGCCTTTAGGAATCTACACGAACATTGGTGACAGCGGAAACAAACTTTCTGGTGGTCAAAAACAACGTTTATCAATTGCTCGTGCTGTATTAAAGAATCCTCCAATTATGATTTTAGATGAAGCTACATCAGCATTGGACACTGAAAGCGAAAAATTTGTTCAGGTTGCTCTTGAAAATATGATGCAAAACAGAACATCAATCGTAATTGCACACAGACTTTCGACCATTCAAAAAGCAGATTTGATTGTAGTAATGCAAAAAGGAAAAATTGTAGAGCAAGGAACTCACGATGAATTAATTGCACATAACGGAACTTACAATAAACTCGTTACAATGCAATCTTTCGAATCATAACAACAGAACTTAAATTCTGTTAAAAAATACTTACTAAGTTTATCTGGCGGTTTAATAATCACAGAAAACTAAGTAAGTATTTTTTTTATAGTTTATTATAAAATCAATTTGTAATTTTATTAGAAATACTAAATCGCCTACTAAAATGTATTTCAAAAATCCAAACATAATACTTCCAGAGGATCCAGATACGGTTGTTTGGAAATACTTAGACCTCTCTAAGTTCCTGGATTTATTACTTTCTAAGAAACTTTTTATGTCGCGTTCTGATAAATTTGAAGATCAGTACGAAGGCACTTTTAGCGAACCTACTTTTGAGGAAATTAAAAAGCTAGCCATTGATAATCCTGACTTTTTAAATTACTACAAAACGCATCGTGAACAAGTCGCCATAAGCAGTTGGCATATTAATGAATACGAATCTTTTGCCATGTGGCAGATTTTTACACAAAATAGCGAAGGATTAGCGATTCAGTCTACTATTGGACGATTGCAAAAAGCATTGAAACCTGAGAATAATTTTGATCAGTATATTGGCGAAGTTAATTACATCGACTATAAAAAAGAATATATTCCGTTTGATGATTTGTTCTTCCCTTTTCTCTTTAAACGAAAAAGTTTTCAATACGAACGTGAAGTTCGCATTATAACCGACACTTCAAAAAGCAACATTAAACTTAATGACGGATTGAAAATCAATGTTGATATCAGCCAACTAATTGAGAAGATATACATTCATCCAAAATCGGAAAACTGGTATAAAAAGCTGGTAATTGATTTGGTAGATCGCCTGGGTTTTGGAATTGAAATTGAAAAATCTGATTTAGAAAGCGATATTTTGATTTGATTTTTTTAAGGCACTGAGGTTCTTAGTTGCTATCCCGAAACTTCGGGACTAAGTTTTTTTAGCCACTGATTAAAATGATTTACATTTTGAATACGTCTTGATATTCTGGGTTATTTTGATTAAAATTTTTTTTTATCATTACGTAAACTGGACTAAAGTCCAGCTCTACAAAATTTACCGAACCTTTGGTTCTTTTTTATCGATCGTAATAAAAAAAGCGATTTAAAAAATAATTTTTAAATCGCTTTTTTTTGATTCTAAATCTTAGTAGTACTTCAAAACCTTAGTCCCTTAGAAACTCTAAATAGGTTTATAACTTTTCACTTCCCATTTTTTAGAGGCTAAATCAATGTAGTTATAATGTAAAACATCATTTTTATCGAATTGTCCGTTTTGGTTCGTGTCTTCGATTGTTCTAAAGTATAAGCGGTTTTTAGATTCTATTAAACTCCAATCCACCAATTCCTGAAGATCTGCAGAAACTTTAGTAAAATTCTCACCACTAATATTACTCAAATACAATGTTTTAATATCTCCGGTATCAATTTTACCATCTTTATTAGTATCAGAATCTGTCAAAGTATAAACCATAACTTTATTCTGCGTTCTGTCTGAAACTGTTTTTAAATAAGTCGCCGTTAAAATCAAAACCGGCTTATCAGATAAAGGGCGAATAGAATCTGAATCTACTTTTTGAAATTTCAAATTTTGCAAATAACCTGTAATCTCATATTCGCCTAAATTTGAAATCGTAAAACTCACATCATTCACACTTGAAGATCCATAACGCGCTTTTGTTCCTTTTTCAAACACACGTAAATCTCCAACAGGATGAATTAGATAGTTCGTTCCTTCCATTTGAATAGGCAAATCAGCAACTTCTATTTGCGTTGAATCTGTTTTTGTAACAACACTTCCTTTACTGGCAGCATCATAAATTACTTTCGGTTTCTGAACTTCATCTTTACAACTCACTAATGTTCCGATGATTGCTAAGGCTATATATTTTAAGGAATTTTTCATGTATGCTAATTATATAAGAATATCAAATATAGTATTTTTGATTGTATTATCTACTTTTATTGAATTTTACCAGAGTAAATATATTGAGAAACACAAGTCCTAAATAACCTAACGATAGAATTTTCCATTTGTTTTGAAAAAATGATAATTGAAAAGCTTTTTCCTCCTCTTCTCTTTTATTTTTTAATTCCCAATGTCTTTGTTCTGCCATTAATGCACTAGTATTACAGTTCATTCTCTGATAGTGAATAGTGTCCTTAACTTTTTTTGGTGTATTACTACTTCCTAAAATATAAATATCATTGTCGTTCATAGCCCAGGTTGGAGCATCTTCTTCAATTAAAATATCAAGAGTAGTAATAAAAGTTTGATAATAAGATTTTGAACCAAAATGCATTTTAATTCCATTAACTGTATCTTTTTCAATTCTTAATTTCCTAAGATAAAGTTTCATTTCTTTCAATTTCTTCTTTTCTAAATAACTTCCGTCAAAATTAAATACTTTATATTTTCGTAAAGTAGCAACCTTATATTCTTCGAATTCATTTCCAACAGGAACATTAAGATTAATCCAGCCATAAACCTTAAAAGCATCCACTTTATAAAAATGATAGAAACAAAACACCGGGATCAAAACCAAGGAAATCATTCCCGGAACGTAAAAAATCTTCTTTCGCTTTTCACGTTTTTCTATCATAATCTGGCATTCAATTTTATATTGAAAACTCTCGAAGTCATATAATTTGGAATCGCATATTGATTTTTGGAATATACATCACGAACCCAAGTATTGGTTATTGCATTTTGATTATTGAAAAGATTGAAAATCTCTAATCCAACAGATAATTCTTTGAAGTTTTTCAACCAATTTGCTTTAGCAACTTTAGTACTGTTATCTACAAAAACTTTGGCAAAACCAATATCCACTCTACGATAATCGTTTAATCTGTTTTGGTATAGATACGGATCCGAATATGCTGGCGCGCCTCCAGGCAAACCAGTATTATAAACTAAATTCAGATACAATTTTACACTTGGAATATTTGGCATATAATCCTGAAACAACATCGCAAATTTCAAACGCTGATCTGTTGGTCTTGCGATATATCCTTTATCTGCGTAATCTTCTTCGGTTTTCAAATAACCAAAACTAATCCACGATTCTGTTCCCGGCACAAATTCTCCATTTAATCTAAAATCAAGACCTTGCGCATATGCTTTTGCATTATTATTGGCGATATAACGAATTCGAACATTATCGATCGAATACACATTTACATCAGACAGTGATTTATAATATAGTTCCGTTACCCATTTAAAAGGGCGATTCCACATTTTAAAATTATAATCATTCCCTAAAACAATATGAACAGATTCCTGCGCTTTTACATTTGGATTCACAACGCCATCCAAATCCCTGAGTTCTCTATAAAATGGTGGCTGATGATATAATCCGCCCGAGAGCCTGAAAACCATATCCATATCCCAATCCGGCTTTATGGCAAATTGTGCACGCGGACTAAAAACAACTTGATTTTTTCCTTCAACAGCGGCTCCTGAAACATTCCAACTCTGGAAACGCGCTCCTAAATGATACCAAATTTGATTAGATCCAAGTTCTGCTTTTTTATTGTATTGTGCGTATCCGGAAAATCTGTTTATGGTATTATAGTTTGTTGCACGAACATCCTGATACGGCAACAATGGCCCTGTATAAGGTTGATATGGCTGATTATTTTGTGGCAAAATAACAATTGGAGGATTTATAGAAAATCCAGCTGAATCAATCATTTCCCATTCTACAATTCGATCTCTAATAGATTCTCTGGTATATTTAAGTCCAAATTCTAATTGACTGTCATTTAACCATTCTTTAAATCCTTTAATTTCTGCATTTGCAATTAAAGCATCCAAATCATTTCGGGCGTGACTCAATTGCGAACCAATTCCTTTTGTAAAATCAACTTGAGACTCATCTTGATCTTCACCAACATTTCCAAGACGATACTGCGCCAGAATATCAAAATGTTCCTGCTCTGTAGTATGAAATAGCGAACCTATAAGTTTTAACGTCAAAGTTGGAGAAACTTTATAAGTCGTTTTTAATGCTCCAAAATAAGTATCGTATTTATCTCTTTCCTGACCTTCATAATATACAGCAAGAGACATTGGCTGATCGATTGTTCCAAATTTTGTCTCGCGGGTTAAAGGCTGATACAAATACTTATTTTCAGAAATGTTTCCTAAAAAACTAATTTGCCATTTTTGCGAAATATCATAATTGATATTCGTTTGAATATCGGCAAAAGTTGGTGTATAATTCGTTTCTGTATCTTGGCTATTAACCAACAAACTATTATTTCTATAACGAACTCCTGTTACTGCAGACCATTTTTTATCTTTAGAAACAGCATCAACAGACACGCTTCCGCCTAATAAACTTGCCTCTAAAGAAGCACCAAACTGAGTTGGTTTTCTATACGTAATATCTAAAACAGAGGATAATTTATCTCCAAATTTAGCTTGAAATCCTCCAGCCGAAAAATCAACGTTTTGAACCAAATCTGTATTTGTAAAACTCAATCCTTCTTGCTGACCGGAACGAATTAAAAACGGACGATAAACTTCGATTTCGTTTACATAAACTAAATTTTCATCATAATTTCCGCCACGAACAGCATATTGTGTACTTAATTCATTATTTGAATTTACTCCCGGCAATGTTTTTAGAATATTTTCGATTCCGGCATTTGCTCCGGGAATCTTTTTAATCGTTGCCGCATCAATAGTTGTAATTCCCTGAACCCGTTTTTTATTTTTGGAAGAAACAAAAACCTCTCCCATTTGTTCTTCAGAATTACTCATTACAGGATTAAAAATAAAAACTTCATTTGGTTTCAGATTTACTGCCAAACTCATCATTTTTAAAGAAATGTGAGTAAAAATCAAAGAAGTTTTTTTGTTCGAAGGAACATCGATTTCAAAAAAACCGTTTGCATCTGATTGCGTTGCATTCCCTGAAGAAGTTATATTGACATCGACGACCGGACGTTTTTGATCATCTAAAATAATACCTTTAACATGAGCATTTTGAGCAAATGAAATACAAGAAATGCATAAAAAAAGAAAACCGAATATTACTCTGTTATTATTCAAACGTTTTGATTTTATTTTTGTTGACTTCTAAAAAAATGAGTTTCAAAGATAGCAGAATTACCCACATTATCAATTACTTCAATTTTTAAATCGTTTGCCCCTTCGGCAAGCATTGTATCATCAAAAGTATGTGTGATTTTCTTTGTTTTATTTTCATATTCAAACAAAATCCAGTTTCCGTTTAAATATCCGTTGTATGATTTAATTCCCGATGCAGCATCGTTAATGATAAAATCTATTTTTTTGACATCACTAATCCATTTATCCTGAATTGGTTTTACAATTTTAATTGTTGGCTTAATTGTATCCAAAACCAACCCGAATTGTCCTAATGTTTTTGATTTGGCCGTAAAAACATCTCCTTTTCTAATGGTTCCGTTATAACTGTTTCCTCTTCCAATATAAAGTTTATCTCTTAATTCTTCCGGATATGAACTGTCTTTTATCGTAATCGTAAAATTCGAATGCACCGGAACTGTATCATCATGAATATAGATACGATTGTTTTTTACATCGAAATTCAAATTAAAATCATCATAAAAAGTTCCCGCTGGAAAAAATACTGACATATTATCTTTTTCGAAATTGGAATCTTTATTGACTTTAATAAAATATTTTGAAGTCGCAGGTTCTTCTTTTACAATTGGCGTTGCAGCATCATATTCAACCGGAACCGTAATTGTATTTAAATTCCCAAAATAATCCGAAACTTCAATTCTATACGTCGAAGCTAAATTCGGCTCGACCGGAATAATTCCTCGTAATGAATCTGTTTTTATTATGCTTAAAGCAAAAGGCGTTTTCATGAAAAGTTTTTGAATGCGCTGACCTGATTTTTTATATTTACCATAATCAATCAATGCATTTACATAACGCATTTCGTCAAACGAATAAGTATTGAACTGATAATTATAATTTTGATTTCCGTTAAAAAAAGTAGAAACATTAAAAACCCCATTTTTATTAAAAGAGACATCATCAAAATCTACGGCTACAATTCCAAAACCAATTTTTCCGTTCGCTTTTACTTTACTTGCCAAATAAGTCCCGTCTTTTTGAAGTGCAACATTTAGCAACAAAGGCTGTTTAGATTGATTTACCATAGAATTCTCTAACGGATAAACATAAACACTCGAAACTGTTGGCTTTTTAGTGTCTTTAATATTTTTATCGAATCCAAAAAATATCGGATTAATTACAAATTCTGTTTTAGTATCACGAATTTCAAAATGTAAATGCGGTCCTTCAGAAGAACCTGTATTTCCGGAAAGCGCAATTAGTTGACCTTTTGTAACTTGTAATTCATCTGGCTTTAGAAACATTTCGATTTCGTAAGCCTTCTCTTTGTAATGTGTTTTTTTGACATAATCCTGAATTGGACCAACTGTAGTTTGCAAATGTCCATAAACCGAAGTGTAGCCATTTGGATGTGTAATATAAATGCATTTTCCGTTTCCGAAAGTAGAAATTTTGATTCTCGAAACGTAACCATCTGCAATTGCGTAAACATTTAATCCTTCTCTTTGGTTTGTTTTTAAATCAAAACCGGCGTGAAAATGATTCGGTCTTAATTCCCCAAAATTCCCCGAAAGCTGCATTGGAATATCAAGCGGCGGACGAAAATAATCCTTCGGATATTGGGTTTGAGCGAAAATAAAATTAGTAAAAAACAGGGCAAGCAGTGATAATCTCATAAGGCAACATTTTTGCTAAGATAAAGAAATTAGCTCCTAAAAACGAGTAAAAAGCTACAAAAATACAATTAATTGAATTTCATTTGTTTGATTATTTTTAATGTAAAAAAATCGATAAAAAATTGCATTAATAAAAAGGAATACTAACTTTGTATGATTAAGTAATGAATAGGATTTATAATGAGTGTAATTGCAGAAATAATTGATACTCTTGAATATAAAGTCGAAAAGCTTTTTGAGAAATCAAAGGCCCTAGAAAAAAACAATCAGGTTTTAAGATTAGAACTAGCCAAAGCTGCGCAAATTATCCAGAAACAATCTGAAGAAATGGAGGCTTTGAAGAAGCAATATGATACACTTAAAATAGCCAATTCGTTGCTCGGCAGCGACAATAACAAGAGAGAGACAAAGCTTAAAATAAATTCATTAATTCGCGAAATTGATTACTGTATAGCACAACTATCAGATTAGAAAGACATGGACGGAAAGCTTAGAATTAAAATATCAATCGCAGACAGAGTCTATCCATTAACGGTAGAACCATCTCAGGAAGAAGGACTTAGAAGTGCTTCTAAGAAAATTGATGCTATGATCAAGCAATTCGAAGAAAGTTACGCGGTTCGTGACAAACAAGATGTTCTGGCTATGTGTGCCTTGCAATTTGCATCACAAGTAGAACAAAAACAGATTGATAATGCAATCGATGGTGAAGAAACTATCGAAAGAATTAAAAGATTAAATTCGCTATTAGATCAATATCTCGAAAATTAAACGTTCTTTACAGAAACTAAGATACTGCCTACATTAGTTCACAATTGGTAAACTCAACACTAACAATTTAGAATGAGCAAATCGTCGCTACTATAGTATGCCCTGCTTCGACTGGGAAACTTGAACAGTGAGTTAGCTCAAAACTTGTCTTTACGAGTTTATTCAAGCAATTAATGTAGGCTTTTTTATATATAAATTTTAACAAACATGGACATAATAACGATCATTATTTCAGGGATTGTGGGGATTGCAGCAGGATTTGCAATCGCTAAAATCATCGAAAAAAGCAATATTTCTAATTTAATTAAAAACGCAAAGAAAGAAGCCTCTTCCATTTTAAAAGACGCTAATTTAGAAGCAGAAAATATCAAAAAAGATAAAATCCTTCAAGCAAAAGAGCGTTTTATCGAATTAAAATCAGAGCACGAACAAGTTATTTTAGCTAGAGATAAAAAAGTAGCTGAAGTAGAAAAAAGAGTGCGTGACAAAGAATCTCAGATTTCAAATGAACTTTCGAAAGCCAAAAAAGTAAATGACGATTTTGAAGCTAAAACAAATGAATACAATAATAAAATTGAAGTTTTAGACAAAAAACAAGCTGAAGTAGACAAATTACACAAAAGTCAACTGCAACAACTTGAAGTAATTTCAGGACTTTCTGCTGAAGAAGCAAAAGAACAATTAGTTGAAGGTTTAAAAGCTGAAGCTAAAAGTAAAGCAATGTCTCATATTCAGGATACAATTGAAGAGGCAAAACTTACTGCGCAACAAGAAGCTAAGAAAATTATCATCAATACAATCCAGAGAGTTGGAACTGAGGAAGCGGTTGAAAATTGCGTTTCAGTATTTAACATTGAATCTGATGATGTAAAAGGTAGAATTATTGGTCGTGAAGGTCGTAACATTAGAGCTCTTGAAGCTGCAACCGGAGTAGAAATCATTGTTGATGATACACCGGAAGCTATTATTCTATCTTGTTTTGATCCTGTTCGTAGAGAAATTGCTCGTTTGTCATTGCACAAATTAGTAACTGACGGACGTATTCACCCAGCGAGAATTGAAGAAGTTGTTGCTAAAACAGCGAAACAAATCGACGATGAAATTATCGAAGTTGGTAAACGTACTGTAATCGACTTAGGAATTCACGGTTTACACCCTGAATTAATTAAAGTTGTTGGTAGAATGAAATACCGTTCATCTTACGGACAAAACTTATTGCAACACTCAAGAGAGGTTTCTAAACTTTGTGGTATCATGGCTGCCGAATTAGGTTTGAATGTAAAATTGGCAAAAAGAGCTGGTTTACTTCATGATATTGGTAAAGTGCCAGATACTGAAAGCGATTTACCACACGCATTATTAGGTATGCAATGGGCTGAGAAATATGGTGAAAAAGAAGAAGTTTGTAATGCAATTGGAGCTCACCACGATGAGATCGAAATGAAATCATTACTTTCTCCAATCGTTCAGGTTTGTGATGCTATTTCAGGTGCAAGACCAGGCGCAAGACGTCAGGTGTTGGATTCATACATTCAGCGTTTGAAAGATCTTGAAGAAGTTGCTTACGGATTTAGCGGTGTAAAAAATGCATACGCAATTCAGGCTGGTAGAGAACTTCGTGTAATCGTAGAAAGCGAAAAAGTTTCTGATGATAACGCTGCAAACCTATCTTTCGAAATTTCACAAAAAATCCAAACTGAAATGACTTATCCAGGTCAGGTAAAAGTTACTGTAATTAGAGAAACCAGAGCAGTTAATATCGCTAAGTAATCTCAACATATTATAAAATAAAAAAGGCTATCATAACGATAGCCTTTTTTATTTATGCCAAATTCATTTAAAGATCGTTAAAGACAATTTTAAAGCTTGTTCCCACTCCTACTTCACTTTCTACAGAAATACTTCCTTTCATCGCTTCAATTTGATTTCTGGTAATATACAAGCCGATTCCTCGTGCTTCCTGATGTTTATGAAAAGTTTTATACATTCCGAATAATAAATCACCGTAAACAGCCAAATCGATTCCTAAACCATTGTCTGTAATTTTTAATGATTTATAACCTTCAGGTTCGATCGAAAAATCAAAAACTATTATTGGATCGCGATCCGGATGTGCATACTTTATAGCGTTTGTAGTAAAGTTTAACAAAACACTTTCCAGATAAGCAGGATTAAAATTAATTGTCAAATATTGAGGGACATTATTTACAATCGTAACTTTAGTTTGTTTATCGTAACCTTTGATTGTCGAAATTGTTTTCTCGATGTATTCACAAAGCTTCAAAGGAACGACAGCAATATTAATATTACTCTGCGTTTTTACGATTTGTGTTAAATTAGAAATCGTATCATTTAAATCATTAGAAACTGTTCGCAAATGCTCCAACATTTCACTTACGGTTTCTTTATCACCATCAGCATCAATAAAATCTAAAATCGACTTTATATTTCCTGCCTGCGTATTTAAATTATGTGAAACGATATGCGAAAAATTCAACAATCTACTATTTTGATCGCTGTACAATTTCATCGTTTTTATCAATTCTAATTCTTTTTCTTTTTGCAAAGAAACATCTGTATGAGTTCCAATTACACGTAATGGCTTACCATTTTCATCTCGTTTAATAACTTTTCCACGGTCTAAAATCCATTTATAATTTCCGCTCGAAGTCATTACACGATGATAGTTTTCGTAATAAGGGATCTTATTATCAAAATGCTCTTGTATGTCCGAATAGTATTTGGGAAGATCATCCGGATGCACAATTTTATCCCATCGTTCCGGATCATCAAAAATATCTGCAGAATCAAGTTCCAATATTTTTAGTGACAAAGACGAATAGAAAACATTATTGGTAACCATATCCCAATCCCAAATTCCAGCTGTAGAAGCATCAAGTGCAAATTGAAATCGTTCTTCTGAAATTCGCAGCTTTTCTTCTTTATCTTTTAATTCGGTAATATCCGAAACGTGTCCATAGAAACTAACTCTGCCATCATCAGATTGCTCCGTTTTTGCGGAAATCTTAAACCAGCGTAAACCTTTTTTTGGTAAAACAGCGCGAAATTCAATATCCCAGGGTTTTATTTCTTTACGCGCTTTAACTAAAGATTGAAAAAATGCTTCACGATCCTGAAGAAAAACTCTTTCGTAAATAATAAACTTAATGTCGTTGTTGAATTCACTTGCCGTAAATTCAAAAATTTCATCAGCAGATTTACTAACTAGCGGAAAAGTATAATTGTTATCGGTGTCAACAACAAACTGAAATAACAAATCAGGCATCTCAGCAAACAATTTTTTGTAAAAATTATTCACCTCTAAGCAATCCTCATTTTCATATAAATCAAAAACCATATGCTACTTATTTTTACTTAAATTGAATGATCAATAACATTTAAAACAATAAAAGTGCCGTTTGTCGGTCTTATGTGCTTTTAGTAGAAAATAATATACAATATATTAATTTTTGCTTTAAAAATCAGGACTCTAGCCAAAAAATTATTTTCTTGGATGAAAAGAATGCATTACTTCTTTTAAAAATCTCCTGTCTAAATGCACATAGATTTCTGTAGTTGTTATCGATTCGTGTCCCAACATTAATTGGATAGATCTTAAGTCAGCTCCATTTTCAAGTAAATGCGTCGCAAATGAATGTCGCAAAGTATGCGGACTAATACTTTTATGCAAACCTATTTTTACCGCCAAATCTTTTATGATTGTAAATACCATTGCACGAGTAAGTTGATTACCTCTTCGGTTTAAAAACAAAGTATCTTCGCAACCTTTTTTAATATTCAGATTTACTCTGACTTCCTTTTGATAAATTTCTATGTATTTCTGGGTCAATTTACCAATAGGAACAAAACGTTCTTTATTCCCTTTTCCGGTAATTTTTATGAATCCTTCGTCAAAAAACAGATCTGAAATTTTAAGCGAAACCAACTCCGAAACCCGAAGTCCGCAACCGTATAAAGCTTCCAACATTGCTCGGTTTCGTTCTCCTTCATTTTTACTTAAATCAATTGCAGCAATAAGTGCATCAATTTCAGTGACAGATAAAGTATCCGGTAATTTTCTGCCCGTTTTTGGAGTTTCAATTAATTCCAGCGGATTATCATTTCTATAATCTTCAAAAACCAGATAATTAAAAAAGCTTTTCAATCCCGAAATAATACGCGCTTGCGAACGCGGATTTACTTCCTTAGAAACGGAATATATAAATTGCTGAACAGTTTCATCAGTAATTTTTAAAGGCGAAACTTCTATTTGATTTGTATCTAAAAAAAGACATAATCGCTCAATATCAAAACCATAGTTTTCGATTGTATTTTTAGACAAACCTCTTTCAATTCGCAAATACGATTGATAATCTTTTATGTATCGGTTCCAGTTCATATCTACAAAGTAAAACATTTTTTGGGCATAAAAAAACCTTCCTGATTAAGGGAAGGTTTTAAATATTTTTCAATTAAAAAACTAGAATTTATATCCTAGAGATAATGCAAAAACACTGTTTTTCGCATTAACATTATCATCAAAGTCATCTCCAGCTACATTAGACAACCCCAAAGTATAACGAAGTCCAGCTGATAAATTTTCAGTAAAA
This genomic window from Flavobacterium sp. 9 contains:
- a CDS encoding M23 family metallopeptidase encodes the protein MRLSLLALFFTNFIFAQTQYPKDYFRPPLDIPMQLSGNFGELRPNHFHAGFDLKTNQREGLNVYAIADGYVSRIKISTFGNGKCIYITHPNGYTSVYGHLQTTVGPIQDYVKKTHYKEKAYEIEMFLKPDELQVTKGQLIALSGNTGSSEGPHLHFEIRDTKTEFVINPIFFGFDKNIKDTKKPTVSSVYVYPLENSMVNQSKQPLLLNVALQKDGTYLASKVKANGKIGFGIVAVDFDDVSFNKNGVFNVSTFFNGNQNYNYQFNTYSFDEMRYVNALIDYGKYKKSGQRIQKLFMKTPFALSIIKTDSLRGIIPVEPNLASTYRIEVSDYFGNLNTITVPVEYDAATPIVKEEPATSKYFIKVNKDSNFEKDNMSVFFPAGTFYDDFNLNFDVKNNRIYIHDDTVPVHSNFTITIKDSSYPEELRDKLYIGRGNSYNGTIRKGDVFTAKSKTLGQFGLVLDTIKPTIKIVKPIQDKWISDVKKIDFIINDAASGIKSYNGYLNGNWILFEYENKTKKITHTFDDTMLAEGANDLKIEVIDNVGNSAIFETHFFRSQQK
- a CDS encoding cell division protein ZapA, with amino-acid sequence MDGKLRIKISIADRVYPLTVEPSQEEGLRSASKKIDAMIKQFEESYAVRDKQDVLAMCALQFASQVEQKQIDNAIDGEETIERIKRLNSLLDQYLEN
- the rny gene encoding ribonuclease Y → MDIITIIISGIVGIAAGFAIAKIIEKSNISNLIKNAKKEASSILKDANLEAENIKKDKILQAKERFIELKSEHEQVILARDKKVAEVEKRVRDKESQISNELSKAKKVNDDFEAKTNEYNNKIEVLDKKQAEVDKLHKSQLQQLEVISGLSAEEAKEQLVEGLKAEAKSKAMSHIQDTIEEAKLTAQQEAKKIIINTIQRVGTEEAVENCVSVFNIESDDVKGRIIGREGRNIRALEAATGVEIIVDDTPEAIILSCFDPVRREIARLSLHKLVTDGRIHPARIEEVVAKTAKQIDDEIIEVGKRTVIDLGIHGLHPELIKVVGRMKYRSSYGQNLLQHSREVSKLCGIMAAELGLNVKLAKRAGLLHDIGKVPDTESDLPHALLGMQWAEKYGEKEEVCNAIGAHHDEIEMKSLLSPIVQVCDAISGARPGARRQVLDSYIQRLKDLEEVAYGFSGVKNAYAIQAGRELRVIVESEKVSDDNAANLSFEISQKIQTEMTYPGQVKVTVIRETRAVNIAK
- a CDS encoding PAS domain-containing protein; translated protein: MVFDLYENEDCLEVNNFYKKLFAEMPDLLFQFVVDTDNNYTFPLVSKSADEIFEFTASEFNNDIKFIIYERVFLQDREAFFQSLVKARKEIKPWDIEFRAVLPKKGLRWFKISAKTEQSDDGRVSFYGHVSDITELKDKEEKLRISEERFQFALDASTAGIWDWDMVTNNVFYSSLSLKILELDSADIFDDPERWDKIVHPDDLPKYYSDIQEHFDNKIPYYENYHRVMTSSGNYKWILDRGKVIKRDENGKPLRVIGTHTDVSLQKEKELELIKTMKLYSDQNSRLLNFSHIVSHNLNTQAGNIKSILDFIDADGDKETVSEMLEHLRTVSNDLNDTISNLTQIVKTQSNINIAVVPLKLCEYIEKTISTIKGYDKQTKVTIVNNVPQYLTINFNPAYLESVLLNFTTNAIKYAHPDRDPIIVFDFSIEPEGYKSLKITDNGLGIDLAVYGDLLFGMYKTFHKHQEARGIGLYITRNQIEAMKGSISVESEVGVGTSFKIVFNDL
- the xerD gene encoding site-specific tyrosine recombinase XerD gives rise to the protein MNWNRYIKDYQSYLRIERGLSKNTIENYGFDIERLCLFLDTNQIEVSPLKITDETVQQFIYSVSKEVNPRSQARIISGLKSFFNYLVFEDYRNDNPLELIETPKTGRKLPDTLSVTEIDALIAAIDLSKNEGERNRAMLEALYGCGLRVSELVSLKISDLFFDEGFIKITGKGNKERFVPIGKLTQKYIEIYQKEVRVNLNIKKGCEDTLFLNRRGNQLTRAMVFTIIKDLAVKIGLHKSISPHTLRHSFATHLLENGADLRSIQLMLGHESITTTEIYVHLDRRFLKEVMHSFHPRK